From a single Helicovermis profundi genomic region:
- a CDS encoding TetR/AcrR family transcriptional regulator, whose product MDKSMQELSSFSKTNEIENKIIDAFMTLYADNPIEKISIKMITDLSNLNRGTFYLHYLDIYDLLDKIEAYFYNITKVVAKNSLNALFNDQLLLEALPNMGFYKKHLCYYKVLLCNKGKSNLEHLMKEEIKNKLSQYYQKDLKKDHLLDEYALEYFAAATVATIIHWIRNDMIVPQRDISKLIQDFSNNGVLHFFEG is encoded by the coding sequence ATGGATAAATCTATGCAAGAATTATCAAGTTTTAGTAAAACAAATGAAATTGAGAATAAGATAATAGATGCATTTATGACTTTATATGCTGATAACCCTATAGAAAAAATTAGTATTAAAATGATTACGGATCTTTCAAACTTAAATAGAGGTACTTTTTATCTTCATTACCTTGATATCTATGATTTGTTGGATAAAATTGAAGCCTATTTTTATAATATTACAAAGGTCGTTGCTAAGAACTCATTAAATGCATTATTTAATGATCAATTGCTTTTAGAAGCACTACCCAATATGGGATTTTATAAAAAACATTTATGTTATTACAAGGTGCTACTTTGTAATAAAGGAAAATCAAACCTTGAACATCTTATGAAAGAAGAAATTAAAAATAAACTATCTCAATATTACCAAAAAGATCTGAAGAAAGACCATCTTTTAGATGAATACGCACTGGAATACTTTGCTGCTGCAACTGTTGCGACTATTATCCATTGGATAAGAAATGATATGATTGTTCCTCAAAGAGATATTAGCAAGTTAATTCAAGATTTTTCAAATAATGGCGTACTTCATTTTTTTGAGGGATAA
- a CDS encoding PTS transporter subunit IIC yields the protein MKTISDAIKYILSFEVYVMLPILMFTLSMIIGIKFKNALKYSMTLGVGFLGIFMVFDFFVSKMSPAIEAIALNTGSDMKILDVGWPPLAASSWSFSYVPLIVFLIVLVNAIMLYFKWTNTVNIDIWNYWHFIFMGQMVFYATSNAVLAIIAAIITMIIILKIGDWSAKRTEELSGIPGIAITTLSTAVNYPIALFIDNLIERIPLIRSINGNPEKLQKKLGFFGDSMFIGFLMGIGIGIAAGYSFKEIANLGISVAGVVYIIPKMSGILGEGLIPISTGAKKFILNKFSHMKDSRMGMDLAVIIGMPEAIVTGILVMPIAVILALFLPGIKFIPLGDLPNLIAGGTLIVVATRGNIFRSVIAFIPIIIGMLYSATDLSELYTKIAIDNRVLVTNVSSGITSFQDGGNVLRTYMYYLFTGNRFTLFLIPIIVMLLIFTYRQYKKDEIVIVNIKDESIEI from the coding sequence ATGAAAACTATAAGTGATGCAATTAAATATATTTTAAGTTTTGAAGTTTATGTTATGCTTCCAATATTAATGTTTACTTTAAGTATGATAATAGGAATAAAATTTAAAAACGCTTTAAAATACAGTATGACACTTGGTGTGGGGTTTCTTGGAATATTTATGGTATTTGATTTTTTTGTTTCAAAAATGAGTCCAGCAATAGAGGCAATTGCTTTGAACACAGGGAGTGATATGAAAATATTAGATGTAGGTTGGCCTCCTCTTGCAGCTTCTTCGTGGTCATTTTCTTATGTTCCACTAATAGTATTTTTAATAGTACTCGTTAACGCTATTATGCTTTATTTTAAATGGACCAATACTGTAAATATTGACATATGGAATTATTGGCATTTTATATTTATGGGTCAAATGGTTTTTTATGCTACAAGTAATGCTGTACTAGCAATTATTGCTGCCATAATAACTATGATTATAATACTTAAAATTGGAGATTGGAGCGCTAAAAGAACTGAAGAATTATCTGGTATTCCAGGGATTGCAATAACCACTCTTTCCACTGCTGTAAATTATCCTATTGCATTATTTATAGATAATTTGATAGAAAGAATTCCACTAATAAGGTCAATAAATGGAAATCCTGAAAAATTACAAAAAAAACTTGGATTTTTTGGTGATTCTATGTTTATAGGATTTTTAATGGGAATTGGAATAGGAATCGCTGCTGGATATTCTTTTAAAGAAATAGCTAATTTAGGAATTAGTGTGGCTGGTGTTGTATATATTATTCCCAAAATGTCTGGGATATTAGGTGAAGGATTAATACCAATTTCGACTGGTGCAAAAAAGTTTATACTAAATAAATTTTCACATATGAAAGACTCTAGAATGGGAATGGATTTGGCTGTAATAATTGGAATGCCAGAAGCTATTGTAACAGGAATATTGGTTATGCCAATTGCAGTTATTCTAGCATTATTTTTACCTGGAATTAAGTTTATACCATTAGGCGATTTGCCGAATCTGATAGCAGGTGGAACACTTATAGTGGTAGCGACAAGAGGTAATATTTTTAGATCAGTTATAGCATTTATTCCAATTATAATTGGAATGCTTTACTCAGCAACAGACTTATCAGAATTGTATACAAAAATAGCTATAGATAATAGGGTACTTGTGACTAATGTTAGTTCAGGTATAACTTCTTTTCAAGATGGTGGAAATGTACTAAGAACGTATATGTATTATTTATTTACAGGAAATAGATTTACATTATTTTTGATTCCGATTATAGTAATGCTTTTAATATTCACATATAGGCAGTATAAAAAGGATGAGATTGTAATAGTTAATATTAAAGACGAAAGTATTGAAATATAA
- a CDS encoding DUF6501 family protein, translating into MGDTKVIKATDTLRIHYTTIGKEYEVLSEDEECYKIADNRGKFNWVPKRYFEVVK; encoded by the coding sequence ATGGGGGATACAAAAGTTATAAAAGCTACTGATACACTAAGAATTCATTATACTACGATAGGAAAAGAATATGAAGTACTCTCAGAAGATGAAGAGTGTTATAAAATTGCTGATAATAGAGGTAAATTTAACTGGGTACCTAAAAGATATTTTGAAGTTGTTAAGTAA
- a CDS encoding tRNA-binding protein: protein MSSNIKENIKMDILSKIDIRVGEIISVEDIEKSDKMVKLIVDFGTFNRTILVGMKKEREKPSEIVGHQALFVVNLAPKKMFGEVSEGMLFDIGYEDGIIPVLAMPEKPVPNGSRAG, encoded by the coding sequence ATGTCTAGTAATATAAAAGAAAACATAAAAATGGATATACTTAGTAAGATTGATATTCGTGTAGGCGAGATTATATCTGTAGAAGATATTGAGAAATCAGATAAAATGGTTAAGCTCATAGTCGACTTTGGAACATTTAATCGAACTATTTTGGTTGGTATGAAAAAGGAACGAGAAAAACCATCAGAAATAGTTGGTCATCAAGCATTATTTGTGGTGAATCTTGCACCTAAAAAAATGTTTGGTGAGGTATCAGAGGGGATGCTGTTTGATATAGGATATGAAGATGGCATCATTCCAGTTTTAGCAATGCCAGAGAAACCTGTACCTAATGGTTCAAGAGCAGGGTAG
- a CDS encoding TetR/AcrR family transcriptional regulator, whose translation MSKLNQIKKVALELFAEKGFDATSMSTIANAVGIKKASVYSHIKSKEGLYLLLLDEVLEWDRKHFKHLMESNEQLNAKEKFHLLFIEYCRLYQVEPYLTRMKFINRVMIFPPEIINSKHRNIFEEKEIQFFPILITLIHEGQESGEIKLISEVEIISFFYCLIDGLFVESCYYKKKQFDNRSEKIWLMFWKAINDQT comes from the coding sequence GTGTCAAAATTAAATCAAATAAAAAAAGTTGCTCTAGAACTATTTGCAGAAAAAGGTTTCGATGCAACATCAATGAGTACTATTGCAAATGCTGTAGGAATCAAAAAAGCTTCAGTATACTCGCATATTAAGAGTAAAGAAGGGCTTTACTTGTTGTTACTTGATGAAGTTCTTGAATGGGATAGAAAACACTTCAAACACCTTATGGAGAGTAATGAACAATTGAATGCTAAAGAAAAGTTTCATCTTTTGTTCATAGAATATTGTAGGCTTTATCAAGTAGAGCCCTATCTTACACGCATGAAATTTATAAATAGGGTTATGATATTTCCACCTGAAATAATAAATAGTAAACATCGGAATATCTTTGAAGAAAAAGAGATACAGTTTTTTCCTATATTAATTACTCTTATTCATGAAGGACAGGAAAGTGGGGAAATTAAGCTCATTTCAGAAGTTGAAATTATATCATTTTTCTATTGTCTAATTGATGGTCTGTTTGTAGAATCCTGTTATTATAAAAAAAAACAGTTTGATAATAGATCTGAAAAAATATGGTTAATGTTTTGGAAAGCAATAAATGATCAAACATAA
- a CDS encoding GNAT family N-acetyltransferase: MIIIKNSTIKDTNEIYELIKKNLIEINSIDYPQKVIEFMLGYYSKENIKKWISHRNYFLSAYDDSNNNVVGCISLEKDEILSLYVLPEYHGQNIGSLLLENLEEKCKLDCITPIMYASLTAVNFYKKHNYSVKEKDSHPDFGDAYLMTKKL; the protein is encoded by the coding sequence ATGATAATAATTAAAAATTCTACCATTAAGGATACAAATGAAATTTACGAGTTAATAAAAAAGAATTTAATCGAAATTAATTCTATAGATTATCCCCAAAAGGTCATTGAATTTATGCTTGGTTATTACTCTAAGGAAAATATAAAAAAATGGATAAGTCACCGAAATTATTTTCTTAGCGCTTATGATGATTCGAATAACAATGTAGTAGGATGTATTAGCCTTGAAAAAGATGAAATTCTTTCTCTTTACGTTTTACCAGAATATCATGGACAAAATATAGGATCATTATTACTAGAAAATTTAGAAGAAAAATGTAAACTTGATTGTATTACACCTATTATGTATGCAAGTCTTACAGCTGTAAATTTTTATAAAAAACATAATTACTCAGTCAAAGAAAAAGATTCTCATCCAGACTTTGGTGATGCTTACCTTATGACAAAAAAACTTTAA
- a CDS encoding GerMN domain-containing protein encodes MSKFFINIFILIIIGVTLTLTPINIDLLKLDNIHFNINSIKKEEKAPITPVTAEIEVVPNLSISSSINSNDYIINPDSLTFTFKATSLLDDKLKKKVIQDINKFKENLVINVNKGTKTIQSFNNKNLNILVNSDISNENTSIFTLQIPLDSKSLDILLGNFTINILSNNSKINENTTVNPINFNATYMEKFHYAKAINHTNTNNFTSLYFTDKNAEYLIPYSKDIKVSKSYIRGILNALLDGPFENSGLTSESIVPRVFSARLTSDELILKLTKNEANKFSSSSTLAYLALNSFKNTFFEFPYIEKLTILVDNKATVKYFHGTDLRNSFIKEYSPKIYLGLLTKIDKDKDINKVYLTPLKSDANDISKIFDLLVSGEINDNSDKLLLSTIPKNIKLLDYKIENKLLTLNLSNEFSDAYSGESEYQNLMIDSIIETFTSLKNVDMVKINVEGKNDIQLNNIDLSKPFKKFLYLNPII; translated from the coding sequence ATGTCAAAATTTTTTATAAATATATTTATATTAATAATAATTGGTGTAACATTAACTTTAACACCAATAAATATAGATTTACTTAAATTAGATAATATACATTTTAATATAAATTCAATAAAAAAAGAAGAGAAAGCGCCTATTACTCCTGTAACAGCTGAAATTGAAGTAGTGCCAAATTTATCTATTTCATCCTCTATTAATTCTAATGACTATATTATTAATCCTGATTCTCTTACTTTTACTTTTAAAGCAACATCTTTGCTTGATGATAAACTTAAGAAAAAAGTTATTCAGGATATTAACAAATTTAAAGAAAATTTAGTTATTAATGTTAATAAAGGCACAAAAACAATACAATCTTTTAATAATAAAAATTTAAATATATTGGTTAATTCAGATATTTCTAATGAAAATACATCGATATTTACTTTACAAATTCCACTTGACAGTAAATCATTAGATATTTTGCTTGGGAACTTTACTATTAATATTTTAAGTAATAATAGTAAAATAAACGAAAATACTACTGTTAATCCCATTAATTTTAACGCAACATATATGGAAAAATTTCATTATGCAAAAGCAATAAATCATACAAATACTAATAATTTTACAAGTCTTTACTTTACTGATAAAAACGCTGAATATCTTATTCCTTATTCAAAAGATATTAAAGTAAGTAAAAGTTATATTAGAGGGATACTTAACGCTTTATTAGATGGTCCTTTTGAAAACTCAGGTTTAACCTCTGAATCAATAGTTCCTAGAGTATTTAGTGCAAGACTTACTAGTGATGAATTAATACTAAAACTTACAAAAAATGAAGCAAATAAATTTTCTAGTAGTTCTACTCTAGCATATTTAGCGTTAAACTCATTTAAAAATACTTTTTTTGAATTTCCCTATATCGAAAAACTAACAATTTTAGTTGATAATAAAGCTACTGTTAAGTATTTTCATGGTACTGATTTAAGAAATTCTTTTATTAAAGAATATTCTCCTAAAATTTATTTGGGCCTTTTAACTAAAATAGATAAAGATAAAGATATAAACAAGGTATACTTAACTCCTCTTAAAAGTGATGCAAATGATATATCTAAAATATTTGATTTGCTAGTTTCTGGCGAAATAAACGATAATTCAGATAAACTTTTATTAAGTACTATTCCAAAAAATATTAAATTACTTGATTATAAAATAGAAAATAAGCTCTTAACGCTTAATTTATCAAATGAATTTTCAGATGCTTACAGTGGAGAGAGTGAGTATCAAAATCTTATGATAGACAGTATAATTGAAACTTTCACATCTCTAAAAAATGTAGATATGGTTAAAATTAATGTAGAAGGGAAAAATGATATTCAACTAAATAATATTGATTTATCAAAGCCATTTAAGAAATTTTTATATCTAAATCCGATAATATAA
- a CDS encoding TetR/AcrR family transcriptional regulator, with amino-acid sequence MNSKTKKTNQSKIILQAAFKCISTRGYANVSMREIADEAGVVLSQIHYYYKNKEGLFVEVIKLMMNDYLVEIEDHLKNGITPKEKISGLIIYFQEVLRGKPKLFRVLYDLSSMALWSETFSKLLSNLFSDVADLIDKYALNNITLKSNLSKYSSIAISRMIFGAMFGTAIQVILDPDEEKLPSALTSIELIFD; translated from the coding sequence ATGAACAGTAAAACGAAGAAAACAAATCAGTCAAAAATAATTTTACAAGCTGCTTTTAAATGTATTTCTACTAGAGGTTATGCAAATGTATCAATGCGTGAAATTGCAGATGAAGCAGGTGTTGTACTTAGTCAAATTCATTACTATTATAAAAATAAAGAAGGACTTTTTGTCGAGGTTATTAAACTTATGATGAATGATTACTTAGTAGAAATAGAAGATCATTTAAAAAATGGAATAACACCAAAAGAAAAAATTTCGGGACTTATTATTTATTTTCAAGAAGTTTTAAGGGGAAAACCAAAACTTTTTAGGGTGCTTTATGATTTATCGAGTATGGCTTTATGGTCTGAAACATTTAGTAAATTGCTTAGTAATTTATTTAGTGATGTGGCAGATTTAATAGATAAATACGCGCTAAATAATATTACTTTAAAGAGCAATTTATCTAAATATTCTTCTATAGCAATATCAAGAATGATTTTTGGAGCAATGTTTGGAACAGCTATACAAGTCATATTAGATCCAGATGAAGAAAAATTACCTAGTGCATTAACATCGATAGAATTAATTTTTGATTAA
- a CDS encoding pyridoxamine 5'-phosphate oxidase family protein, with product MFREMRRKDKILNKKECERLLFEGEYGVLSTNTAIEYPYVVPLNYVYHDNSIFFHCASEGYKLDNIELNNKVSFCVTSNIEILPNQFDTNYESVVIFGKAYEETEKKIEALKFLIEKYSNEFKDSATKYIEKAQSITRVVRIDIDHITGKMQR from the coding sequence ATGTTTAGGGAGATGAGAAGAAAAGATAAAATACTTAATAAAAAGGAATGTGAAAGACTGTTATTTGAAGGTGAGTATGGTGTATTATCAACTAATACAGCTATTGAATATCCATATGTTGTACCATTAAATTACGTTTATCATGATAATAGTATTTTCTTTCATTGTGCAAGTGAGGGATATAAATTAGATAATATTGAGTTAAATAATAAAGTTTCATTTTGTGTCACATCTAATATTGAAATACTTCCCAATCAGTTTGATACCAATTATGAAAGTGTTGTAATTTTTGGTAAAGCTTACGAGGAAACAGAGAAGAAGATAGAAGCATTAAAGTTTCTAATAGAAAAGTACTCAAATGAATTTAAAGATTCTGCTACTAAATATATTGAAAAAGCACAATCTATAACTAGGGTAGTGAGAATAGATATTGATCATATAACAGGTAAAATGCAAAGATAA
- a CDS encoding EamA family transporter, translated as MVSGLLTYGSIAIIVVSTLIYHVAQKSTPSDINPLISLIVTYVTSLVICVVAYILFQNGNNFIDEVKKTNWAIVVLGLSIVGIEFGFLVAYRSGWNISKANLFASSIIVILLIPIGLAFFNEKISLLNIVGIICCIVGVGLIGQ; from the coding sequence ATGGTTAGTGGCTTATTAACATATGGATCAATAGCAATAATTGTAGTATCAACGCTTATTTACCATGTAGCACAAAAATCAACTCCTAGTGATATTAATCCTTTAATATCACTAATTGTAACATATGTGACCTCTTTAGTTATTTGTGTAGTAGCTTATATACTATTTCAAAATGGAAATAACTTTATTGATGAAGTTAAAAAAACCAATTGGGCAATTGTTGTATTAGGTCTGTCAATTGTTGGTATTGAGTTTGGTTTTTTAGTTGCATATAGGAGTGGATGGAATATCAGTAAGGCTAATCTTTTTGCAAGTTCGATTATAGTAATATTGTTAATACCTATAGGATTAGCATTCTTTAATGAAAAGATATCACTTTTAAATATAGTAGGTATAATCTGTTGTATTGTAGGGGTTGGTTTAATTGGTCAATAG
- a CDS encoding DegV family protein, translated as MKIKIITDSNCDLSEKYIKDNDIPVVPFYFNLNGKHYEDNFGKELGYKEFYNELNNGVLSTTSQITPYNFEELFRKLTSEGYKLIYIGFSSALSETFNNAKLAKDSLVNENKDTDITLIDSLNATSGQGLLVYYAVKMLKGGKSKEQIINWVENNKNNVNTWFTVNSLMHLKRGGRISLTSATIGGILDVKPILMIDRNGKLVSIKKTRGRKKSIRALMDEFKEKVLDPENQVIFINHADCLEDAEFLKSMVLEEYNVKDVVINYLGPVIGSHGGPGLLSISFLGEDV; from the coding sequence ATGAAGATAAAAATTATAACAGATTCTAATTGCGATCTGTCTGAGAAATACATAAAGGACAATGATATTCCTGTTGTACCGTTTTATTTTAATTTAAACGGAAAGCATTATGAAGATAATTTTGGAAAGGAATTAGGCTATAAAGAATTTTACAATGAATTAAATAATGGTGTTCTTTCAACAACTTCACAAATTACACCATACAATTTTGAAGAATTATTCAGAAAACTTACATCAGAAGGATACAAGTTAATATATATAGGTTTTTCTTCTGCACTAAGTGAAACTTTTAATAATGCTAAACTTGCTAAAGATAGTTTAGTAAATGAGAATAAAGATACAGATATAACTTTGATAGATTCATTAAATGCTACATCGGGTCAAGGTCTATTAGTTTATTATGCAGTTAAAATGCTTAAAGGCGGAAAATCTAAAGAGCAAATTATAAATTGGGTTGAAAATAATAAAAACAATGTAAATACATGGTTTACTGTCAATAGTTTAATGCACCTAAAAAGAGGTGGTAGAATTTCTTTAACAAGTGCAACAATTGGTGGTATTCTTGATGTTAAACCTATTTTAATGATTGATAGAAATGGTAAATTAGTATCTATTAAAAAAACGCGTGGAAGGAAAAAATCTATCAGAGCACTAATGGATGAATTTAAAGAAAAAGTATTAGATCCTGAAAATCAAGTGATTTTTATTAATCACGCTGATTGTTTAGAAGACGCTGAATTTTTAAAATCAATGGTACTTGAAGAGTACAATGTAAAAGATGTAGTTATTAATTACCTTGGACCTGTTATAGGTAGCCATGGTGGCCCTGGATTACTTTCAATTTCTTTTTTGGGCGAGGATGTATAA
- the rlmD gene encoding 23S rRNA (uracil(1939)-C(5))-methyltransferase RlmD yields the protein MENKIVKKDIIKKNTIRKNDEIEIVILEMGEKGQGIAYINDLKIFIDGGVVEDRLIVKIVKISNKYLVGKLLKVIEPSKYRIIEECKYSRVCGGCQYQSIDYKKQLDIKRDLVINALKKEIKIDEKKIMKTIGMDNPYKYRNKAQFPINKNGDDIVIGFYKKASHILVDIDDCILQNPRVKEIVQVFKKYILENNVSIYNSKTMIGVLRYVVIRSSFLTNEDMLIVVTSEDELVTKDILIKNLRSVKSVTSIIQNVNKDLGNKILGTINKTIYGKNTIMDSIGDIKYNISPLSFFQVNSFQTKILYDKVGQYANLTGEEIVFDLYSGIGSIALTIAKNAKKVYGVEIIKEAVDDARENARLNNIKNVEFIVGRAEEVVPNMFNRKSEITADLVIVDPPRKGCDRELLSTIVKMKAKKLIYVSCKPASLARDLKYLVDNGFVVEEVTPVDMFSWTSHVEVVLRLTRKNLLGEISE from the coding sequence ATGGAAAATAAAATTGTTAAAAAAGATATAATTAAAAAAAATACAATTAGAAAAAATGATGAAATAGAAATAGTGATTTTAGAAATGGGCGAAAAAGGCCAAGGAATTGCTTATATAAATGATTTAAAGATTTTTATAGATGGTGGTGTAGTAGAGGATAGACTAATAGTTAAAATAGTTAAAATCTCTAATAAGTACTTGGTTGGCAAATTATTAAAAGTTATTGAACCCTCAAAATATAGAATTATAGAAGAATGCAAGTATTCTAGAGTTTGCGGTGGATGTCAGTATCAAAGTATCGATTATAAGAAACAATTAGATATAAAAAGAGATTTAGTAATAAATGCACTTAAAAAAGAAATAAAAATAGATGAAAAAAAAATTATGAAGACTATTGGAATGGATAATCCATACAAATATAGAAATAAAGCACAATTTCCAATTAATAAAAATGGAGATGATATTGTAATAGGCTTTTATAAAAAAGCGTCACATATTTTAGTTGATATAGATGATTGCATACTTCAAAATCCGAGAGTTAAAGAAATTGTTCAAGTTTTTAAAAAATATATTTTAGAAAACAATGTATCCATATATAATTCTAAAACCATGATAGGAGTTTTAAGATATGTAGTTATTAGAAGTTCTTTTCTTACAAATGAAGATATGCTTATAGTAGTTACAAGTGAAGATGAATTAGTAACAAAAGATATATTAATTAAAAATTTAAGGTCGGTTAAAAGTGTTACTTCTATTATTCAAAATGTAAATAAAGATTTAGGCAATAAAATACTTGGAACAATAAATAAAACTATATATGGTAAAAATACAATTATGGATAGTATAGGCGATATAAAATATAATATTTCTCCGCTTTCATTTTTTCAAGTTAATTCATTTCAAACTAAAATTTTATACGATAAAGTAGGTCAGTATGCTAATTTAACGGGTGAGGAAATTGTATTTGATTTATATTCAGGGATTGGGTCAATAGCGCTTACTATAGCTAAAAATGCTAAAAAAGTATATGGTGTTGAGATTATTAAAGAAGCCGTAGATGATGCAAGAGAAAATGCTAGGCTTAATAATATAAAAAATGTTGAATTTATAGTGGGAAGGGCAGAAGAAGTTGTGCCAAATATGTTTAATAGAAAATCAGAAATTACTGCCGACTTAGTTATAGTAGATCCGCCTAGAAAAGGATGCGATAGAGAGCTTCTAAGTACAATAGTTAAAATGAAAGCTAAAAAACTTATATATGTGTCTTGCAAGCCTGCTTCACTTGCTAGAGATTTAAAATATTTAGTAGATAATGGATTTGTTGTAGAAGAAGTTACTCCTGTGGATATGTTTAGTTGGACGAGTCACGTGGAAGTCGTTTTGAGACTAACAAGAAAGAATCTTTTAGGTGAGATAAGTGAGTGA
- a CDS encoding CocE/NonD family hydrolase, which produces MIIKKTSPKQIIGKIGNLIKPKNYTVIESSPSIRILRDIHIPLRDGSYVSANIYMPSTKGKFPVLLSLYSGRKDVLCKDGYMHIQYRFARQPGKLVFSDETSFEAPDPNFWAINGYAILNIDKRGFGKSPKAKEPQSFFDNEEILDIYDSIEWAGIQEWSNGNVGMLGVSYLAINQYKTASMNPPHLKAICPWEGVSDLYKDWFFQNGVMEEGFTPFFMKRVSTMGDCADMRQAQLAHTTRDDYWKAFAPALEKITVPMLNCVSYSCQMFHSSGSFRAYEKVSSTEKWLYTHRNGEWTEYYSQEVQSLMLKFFDYFLKEVKNGMDQHPKVRLEIREFGDEVKEVRYIDQFPPKEVIWTKHYLNNENMSLNEDFQSSDKNIKFDLKNGSLTYKYKFTQDTEIVGPMKLTLNIELEETDDANIFVGIQKFHDGKEVEFEGVYGFPNDIVAKSTLRVALRTVNENLSTPYTPEYDFDTLKPLSKGEHAKMEFKFSPSGTYYRKGDELRLVIQGKYFISGSKIHQPFKYKPSSNGKCIVHASNENILLMPVISIKS; this is translated from the coding sequence ATGATTATCAAAAAAACTTCACCTAAACAAATCATTGGAAAAATAGGAAATTTGATAAAACCGAAAAATTACACTGTGATAGAATCGAGTCCATCTATAAGAATTTTGAGAGATATTCACATTCCATTAAGAGATGGAAGTTATGTCAGTGCGAATATCTATATGCCTTCTACAAAGGGAAAATTCCCTGTATTACTCTCTTTATATTCAGGTAGAAAAGATGTCCTTTGTAAGGATGGATATATGCATATACAATATAGATTTGCAAGACAACCAGGAAAACTTGTTTTTTCTGATGAAACAAGTTTTGAAGCACCAGACCCAAATTTTTGGGCCATAAATGGCTACGCAATATTAAACATTGATAAGAGAGGCTTTGGAAAATCGCCAAAGGCAAAAGAACCCCAATCTTTTTTCGATAATGAGGAAATTCTTGATATATATGATTCCATCGAGTGGGCTGGAATTCAAGAATGGAGTAATGGTAACGTCGGTATGTTAGGAGTTTCGTATTTAGCAATAAATCAGTATAAAACTGCATCTATGAATCCACCACATCTAAAAGCTATTTGTCCTTGGGAAGGTGTTTCTGATTTATATAAAGATTGGTTTTTTCAAAATGGTGTAATGGAGGAGGGATTCACTCCCTTCTTTATGAAACGTGTATCCACGATGGGCGATTGTGCAGATATGAGACAAGCTCAACTAGCCCACACAACAAGAGATGATTATTGGAAAGCCTTTGCACCGGCTTTAGAAAAAATAACCGTCCCTATGCTTAACTGTGTAAGTTATTCATGTCAAATGTTTCATAGCAGTGGAAGTTTTAGAGCCTATGAAAAAGTTAGTTCAACAGAAAAATGGTTGTATACTCATAGAAATGGAGAATGGACAGAATATTACAGTCAAGAAGTACAATCTCTAATGCTTAAATTTTTCGATTATTTTTTAAAAGAAGTCAAGAATGGCATGGATCAACATCCAAAAGTCCGTCTGGAAATAAGAGAATTTGGTGATGAAGTTAAAGAAGTTAGATATATAGATCAATTCCCACCTAAAGAAGTTATTTGGACTAAACATTATTTAAATAATGAGAATATGTCACTTAATGAAGATTTTCAATCCTCAGATAAAAATATAAAATTCGATCTTAAAAATGGTAGTTTGACATATAAATATAAATTCACTCAAGACACCGAAATTGTTGGCCCAATGAAACTTACATTGAATATCGAATTAGAAGAAACAGATGACGCCAACATTTTTGTAGGGATTCAGAAATTCCATGATGGTAAAGAAGTTGAGTTTGAAGGTGTTTATGGTTTTCCTAACGATATTGTTGCAAAAAGCACTTTAAGAGTAGCCCTTAGAACAGTGAATGAAAATCTAAGTACCCCATATACACCTGAATATGATTTTGATACTTTAAAACCATTAAGCAAAGGTGAACATGCAAAAATGGAATTTAAGTTTTCACCCTCAGGAACCTATTATAGAAAAGGTGATGAGTTAAGACTCGTGATACAAGGAAAATACTTCATTAGTGGTTCAAAAATTCATCAGCCTTTTAAATATAAGCCAAGTTCAAATGGAAAGTGTATTGTTCACGCCTCGAATGAAAATATATTGTTAATGCCGGTTATTTCTATTAAATCATAA